The proteins below come from a single Thalassoglobus sp. JC818 genomic window:
- a CDS encoding ATP-grasp domain-containing protein translates to MKTSIGGRQQPRILIGFADAISAPEVVWSLIDSGFSVVVFQRKATSCSLRWSRFVEIIEITAPEVSVLQCQEELVTVYKRHCFDAVLPLDDQALLVCSSLNKDGTLIPLACADGANASFALDKRLQIQVAVESGMDVPETHFIQSVDDLRIENIAYPVIFKPAMAARVSGNKVTRGKAYYCNDGNEMAQAVKVWNGQEPMLLQPILHGQGVGVFGIAKHGKALHLIGHSRIRMMNPHGSGSSACQSIEVVPTLAEQVRRFISKAEWHGLFMVETLMDESENYWFMELNGRPWGSMALARSCGFEYPSWTVQQKLGAELSPPPPENCSHKICRNLGREIVHLIMVVRGPQSDAIQQWPSVTWTILRLLKWTPFQSWYSFRWSDPMVFVLDTLLTLKKQVFDKLRSR, encoded by the coding sequence ATGAAGACTTCTATTGGAGGCCGTCAGCAACCACGTATTCTGATTGGGTTCGCGGATGCGATTTCAGCACCGGAAGTCGTATGGAGTTTGATTGACTCAGGTTTCTCAGTTGTTGTATTCCAGAGAAAAGCGACTTCATGCAGCCTTCGCTGGAGTCGTTTTGTAGAGATTATTGAGATCACAGCGCCAGAGGTCAGTGTTCTGCAATGCCAAGAAGAGTTGGTCACTGTATACAAGAGGCATTGTTTTGATGCAGTCCTGCCGTTAGACGATCAGGCTTTATTGGTTTGCTCCTCCTTGAACAAAGATGGCACGCTGATTCCACTCGCGTGTGCAGATGGCGCGAATGCATCGTTTGCACTTGACAAACGTCTCCAGATTCAGGTAGCTGTGGAGTCGGGGATGGATGTACCGGAGACGCATTTCATTCAATCTGTTGACGATCTCCGCATCGAGAATATCGCCTATCCTGTCATATTCAAACCTGCAATGGCAGCACGCGTATCGGGCAACAAAGTAACTCGCGGAAAGGCTTATTATTGCAACGATGGAAATGAAATGGCTCAAGCGGTTAAAGTGTGGAATGGGCAAGAGCCAATGTTGCTGCAGCCAATTCTTCACGGGCAGGGAGTCGGAGTTTTTGGTATCGCAAAGCACGGCAAAGCTTTGCATCTTATTGGGCACTCTCGAATCCGAATGATGAACCCTCATGGTTCCGGTTCAAGTGCATGTCAATCGATCGAAGTGGTTCCGACTCTTGCCGAGCAGGTTAGGAGATTCATTAGTAAAGCCGAATGGCATGGACTGTTTATGGTCGAAACTCTGATGGATGAATCTGAAAATTATTGGTTTATGGAACTGAATGGGCGACCATGGGGAAGCATGGCTCTCGCTCGAAGTTGCGGTTTCGAATATCCGTCCTGGACTGTGCAACAAAAGTTGGGGGCTGAACTCTCACCGCCTCCACCCGAAAACTGCTCTCACAAGATATGCCGTAATCTTGGAAGAGAGATTGTTCACCTAATAATGGTGGTTCGTGGACCTCAGTCAGATGCGATTCAACAATGGCCGTCAGTCACATGGACAATACTTCGACTTCTTAAATGGACTCCATTTCAATCCTGGTACAGCTTCCGTTGGTCAGATCCGATGGTTTTCGTTTTAGACACGTTACTGACACTCAAAAAGCAAGTCTTTGACAAACTGAGGTCAAGATGA